One genomic region from Rosa rugosa chromosome 1, drRosRugo1.1, whole genome shotgun sequence encodes:
- the LOC133724466 gene encoding uncharacterized protein LOC133724466 isoform X2, giving the protein MALSSVGKWRRTIAVSAAMAPLPLSHTRSFRSDAALEALSKASDEKVPYLLLYNYPSFSGAFSALFAHLFHSRLNLPLLSLPFSSVEPFRVDDLCTRGLERCYFLDFLGPKGFAVEFARRASCEVIAFDHRKSVLPEMPSDEDCPDNLTFRVNTEKSSSSAVYDYFSAKLADVECHNGMDASLLQVEDRDRVEMVLKYIEDGDLRRWSLPDIRAFNIGLSEWRSKLNCFTNPYMYEQLLEISATDVIAKGKSYISARQKAANKLLDNALKIRLGRGFYGECLGVRADGNSELSDEIGKQLSVKSAAAGLSFGGPQYVRIDSTNIFKQLWSSLLFSCQGDLLVVVSCIVLDNTYR; this is encoded by the exons ATGGCTCTTTCTTCCGTTGGAAAATGGAGGAGAACCATAGCAGTCTCAGCAGCAATGGCTCCTCTTCCTCTATCACATACCCGAAGCTTCCGATCAGACGCCGCCTTAGAAGCTCTATCCAAAGCCTCCGACGAAAAAGTCCCCTACTTGCTTCTCTACAACTACCCTTCTTTCTCCGGCGCCTTCTCCGCTCTCTTCGCTCACCTCTTCCACTCTCGCCTTAACCTCCCTCTCCTCTCCCTCCCTTTCTCCTCCGTCGAACCCTTCAG GGTCGATGATTTGTGTACTCGAGGACTGGAGAGGTGCTACTTCCTTGATTTTCTTGGCCCCAAAGGATTTGCGGTCGAGTTTGCAAGGAGAGCTTCGTGCGA GGTAATTGCTTTTGATCATCGAAAATCTGTACTACCGGAGATGCCCTCGGATGAGGATTGCCCGGACAATCTCACATTTCGAGTGAATACTGAAAAGAGTAGCTCTAGTGCTGTGTATGATTACTTCTCTGCTAAGCTTGCTGATGTTGAATGTCATAAT GGAATGGATGCAAGTTTGTTACAAGTTGAGGACAGGGATCGTGTGGAGATGGTGCTTAAGTACATTGAGGATGGAGATCTCCGTCGCTGGAGCTTACCGGATATCAGGGCGTTTAATATTGGACTTAGTGAATGGCGCTCAAAGTTGAATTGCTTTACTAATCCATACATGTATGAACAG TTACTGGAGATAAGTGCTACGGATGTTATTGCTAAGGGAAAGTCATATATATCTGCTCGCCAAAAGGCTGCAAATAAGTTACTGGACAACGCTCTGAAAATAAGGTTGGGCAGAGGATTTTACGGGGAGTgtctg GGAGTGAGAGCTGATGGGAATTCCGAGTTAAGTGATGAAATTGGCAAGCAACTTAGTGTAAAAAGTGCCGCTGCTGGCCTAAG TTTTGGAGGCCCTCAATATGTCAGAATTGATTCTACAAACATTTTCAAACAGCTCTGGAGCTCACTCCTTTTCTCATGCCAGGGTGATCTTTTAGTAGTTGTGTCATGCATTGTTCTTGATAACACTTACAGATAA
- the LOC133724466 gene encoding uncharacterized protein LOC133724466 isoform X1, producing the protein MALSSVGKWRRTIAVSAAMAPLPLSHTRSFRSDAALEALSKASDEKVPYLLLYNYPSFSGAFSALFAHLFHSRLNLPLLSLPFSSVEPFRVDDLCTRGLERCYFLDFLGPKGFAVEFARRASCEVIAFDHRKSVLPEMPSDEDCPDNLTFRVNTEKSSSSAVYDYFSAKLADVECHNGMDASLLQVEDRDRVEMVLKYIEDGDLRRWSLPDIRAFNIGLSEWRSKLNCFTNPYMYEQLLEISATDVIAKGKSYISARQKAANKLLDNALKIRLGRGFYGECLGVRADGNSELSDEIGKQLSVKSAAAGLRPIGAVIFMQRRNLKMCLRSTDTATDTCEVAKAYGGGGTPSSSSFIIRMDEYNHWVSGNSR; encoded by the exons ATGGCTCTTTCTTCCGTTGGAAAATGGAGGAGAACCATAGCAGTCTCAGCAGCAATGGCTCCTCTTCCTCTATCACATACCCGAAGCTTCCGATCAGACGCCGCCTTAGAAGCTCTATCCAAAGCCTCCGACGAAAAAGTCCCCTACTTGCTTCTCTACAACTACCCTTCTTTCTCCGGCGCCTTCTCCGCTCTCTTCGCTCACCTCTTCCACTCTCGCCTTAACCTCCCTCTCCTCTCCCTCCCTTTCTCCTCCGTCGAACCCTTCAG GGTCGATGATTTGTGTACTCGAGGACTGGAGAGGTGCTACTTCCTTGATTTTCTTGGCCCCAAAGGATTTGCGGTCGAGTTTGCAAGGAGAGCTTCGTGCGA GGTAATTGCTTTTGATCATCGAAAATCTGTACTACCGGAGATGCCCTCGGATGAGGATTGCCCGGACAATCTCACATTTCGAGTGAATACTGAAAAGAGTAGCTCTAGTGCTGTGTATGATTACTTCTCTGCTAAGCTTGCTGATGTTGAATGTCATAAT GGAATGGATGCAAGTTTGTTACAAGTTGAGGACAGGGATCGTGTGGAGATGGTGCTTAAGTACATTGAGGATGGAGATCTCCGTCGCTGGAGCTTACCGGATATCAGGGCGTTTAATATTGGACTTAGTGAATGGCGCTCAAAGTTGAATTGCTTTACTAATCCATACATGTATGAACAG TTACTGGAGATAAGTGCTACGGATGTTATTGCTAAGGGAAAGTCATATATATCTGCTCGCCAAAAGGCTGCAAATAAGTTACTGGACAACGCTCTGAAAATAAGGTTGGGCAGAGGATTTTACGGGGAGTgtctg GGAGTGAGAGCTGATGGGAATTCCGAGTTAAGTGATGAAATTGGCAAGCAACTTAGTGTAAAAAGTGCCGCTGCTGGCCTAAG GCCTATAGGAGCTGTTATATTCATGCAACGAAGAAACCTCAAAATGTGCTTAAGGAGTACTGATACTGCTACTGATACCTGTGAAGTTGCAAAG GCATATGGAGGAGGGGGCACCCCAAGTTCGAGTTCCTTTATTATAAGGATGGATGAGTACAATCATTGGGTTTCAGGAAACTCAAGATGA